The region CCAGTCGCTTTAGGATGGTGATATGCTCCTCCGATAAGTTGGACGCCGGATTCAAGTACCTTTTGGACAACCGGGTCCTCCTGCTCTCCACGAACTTCCTCAGGAAGAGCGAAGGGAGGGTGGCGAGTTCGCTGCTTGCGACTAAGAATAAAGTGACGCTCAGGTCGCTGAGTCTGGACTGAGCGAAGGTTGTACTGTACTCAAGCATTAATATGGTAGTTATTCACACGCACGCGTAGGTAAATAAATCTTGTGGTATATGTGTTACTACATTGTAAACTGGGCCTGGTGTGCAAGTGACCAGGGTAGCTTCGTAAAACTTTGATTTAGTGCACAGGCATCAGGTGCTTTAAAATGTTCTCGTAGGTCAGGTCCTCGAAGGCCAGGGAGTCCTTAACGTCGAAGTTTAGCTTCTTGGTCCTAATCTAATCGATATTAGCACGTGAGGTACCAGCGACGACATCGTGGCCCTGGAGTTCAGGCGCTTCCCTATGTCCCTTATTAGGCTGCGCACGTACATTCCTCCGGAGCATCGGACGAAGAGCGAAAAGTTGGGGAGCTACAGGTTAAATGAGTAGGGTCGGGCCAACCTCCTCGTTCTTTATGCGATATATATCCATTATGTGCACCAGGGACACTTTGGACGGAATCTCAACCTCGTTCATGGCGTACCGATACAGAGGTATTCCCGACAACTTTTTGGCTAAACATGATTTGCGACGTTTGTTTGCTTGAAACCTGAATATTTGGGCGCTTCCTGCATATAGAAGCCCCTCATACTGGATATTGCTGTGTCCAACAAGCTATTGGTGATGTGGCTCCAGGGAGCTGAGTAAATTCTTTTCCCCTAAACTTGTTTATCAAAGCGTTTAACAGACTATAAGGTCATTCGTATCCGTTTCAAACCCGAATGTTCCAGTGCACTGATACTCCTTCTCGCCTAAACGCATCTTTCATGGGAATCTGTGTACCCTTGAGGTATTTGTCAAGCGCCTTTGTTCCTAGGCCTATTCCTACAGCTAGCACTcctataaaataaacattcGATGCACATATATTTACCTTCTGTGTACTTGTCCAGAGTTCCTCCGTGGCCCACGTGTATTTTAAGCCTGTAAATCGGatttaattaatagaaGGCACCTTTTCCTCCCAGAATTATTATCAactattatgttttttattttatttgacaCATAAGTTGAACTCAGGCCATAAGGCTTGTAAACGTTCAACAAGCCGTTTAATACAGGTGTTATTTGTGAAAatgaatacacattattgtttaaaagGACGACCACCCAGAACACACTTAAATGTGCGGAGATTCCTCTCAACATTAATTGAATAACTCAGTATGGCATTTGAAAGTTAACAAATATGTAGATgaaattgttaaattacaaataacAAATGACGCTAGTCATAATATGATTATTGTATGGGTATGATTTAGAAGAAACCACCAAATCCTCCCGGGCCTCCCGGACCTCTAGGATTAAAATTAGGCTTATTAAAACCAAAGTCTGGCATGTCgtcctttttattctttgaTGTGTGAAGCGGATATGTGTCGATGTCAGGGTTAACCTCGTTGCCGTAGGGTCCTATTATATCGTACCTCAAGTTAGGTAACCCGGTCCTATAGGTAAATCAttagtaaaaaatgaaatcTCTATGTAAGTTGATCACTAACTTTTTTTGATGAGATTCTTCGGTGAAGAATGGGTTATTCTGGCCAATGAGCATTCCATCAGGCTTACATACGGGAAAATCGGGATCTAAAgaatgaataaaaagataaacacaaaaaatatataaacacagaTGATATAAAGAATATGAATAACCTTTTTTTGGTATCAGTGGAGGCAGAAGATCAAGGTCCTTATTGAAATCCCTATTTGACTAACAATTAAAGGTTAGTTGTAGATTTTTATACCTCGaaatcatatttaatcTGTTCAATATTCTTCTTGTTTACACTTGTCgatttttcttcttcaaatGGGTTTTTTTCATGAGGAAATGGAACTCTATCATCCTCTTCATCCATATTAACATATGGCaactaaaaacaaacaatttgacatataatttaaatttaagatCAATTTGATACTggatttttaaataataaaaaattagttttaGTGTAGGGCCaatattacataatttGTGAAGTCGTCTTGTTGAAAATCAGGATAAAGCTGGAGATAACtaaaaacagtaaattgaatttaaaaagttatATAGTATTGTTAATGGATATGGAATAGAAGGACCtgtgtaaatgtgttattATTAGGTATTTTAAGTTACACATctaatatcaatattatcAATGGTAGGCCAGAAGATGTAGTAAATACACTTTTCTTATAATGATTAGGCAAATATGAATCTTAGCCATTCAATTAATATAGCGGTAAGTAGAAATAGGAAATGTGAACCAGGAATGTTAGAATTTTGGGCTGTTGTTATAATAATGGGTAAATAATGAGGAAAAGCTCATTGGTGGAATCAACCAAAACCTTCAAGGGATCATATTCACAAttaataaaagaaaatggagttgatgttatttgttttaatatgtgtattcGATAATATCACTGTTAGAATAAAGGAATATTCGGTGTGGGGGATTACATAAGTAATAAATCAGTTAATAATGTTTtgaaacaaattttaatatttttcattagttcaaatattaaatatttataacacCATCTCATTTGAGATTTATTGgaatataatattagtaTTGTATACTGTTTTTAAGCACATTGtcttttaaactttattctaaatttcaaatatatGATTGGATTCTTAGATTATACTCTCAAAAATGTCCATAGAACCATTTATAGGCACTAAAATATCACTAATATCCAAAGTTGGGATAAGATATGAAGGTATGTAACGCAGTTACTTATCgtcaaattaataatttttaggcTCACTGCATAGCCTCAATACGGATGATTCAactattgttttaaatgatGTGCGCTGTATGGGAACAGAAGGCAGATCGAAGGGGCACGAGGTGCCCCCGTCGTCCAAAGTGCACGATTTCGTAGTCTTTCGCGGTAAGTCAATCATCACAAACATAGACGCTGTAGGCGAGGACGTAAGTGACATTGTAGTCAACGACTCGAAGCCTCAGAGTGAGGAGCCAGCGTACGAAGATCCTGCGATATTTAAAACGTATAAGCGCGACGAATTCCAGACCACAGCATCAACACTGTCTAACGACCACCCAAAAAAACAAACGGTACAGCCAGATGCGGGAATCGCAAACATACACAAGGAACGCCAAGCCTACCACGAGAGGCATCAAAGACCGAGTAGGCATTTTGAAAAGGATTTCAACAAAGAAAAGGTAGCTGAAAAGAATTTGGAAACATTTCAATTTGATACGGTGGAAAGTAAGCCATCTGATAATTACACGTTCACGAAGAAAGAAGGATTTAAAAAGAACGACCTAATGGGAGAACTCCACAAgtcagaagaagaggaactAGGTAATAATgcgaaggaggagcagaAAGTATTCTACGATAAAAAGTCATTTTATGACAATCTGTCACACGAGAAAAAGCTCTCGAAGAACGACCTGAGGGAAGAAAACCTGAAACAGAGAGAAATAGATATTGCAACCTTCGGAAAGATGTCGATCAGCAACTGGCACCACCGAAACAACTCATacagaggaagaaggttCAACAACGCAAATAGATTTAAAGTTAAGGCGGGCTGGGAAAGAAGCAACTACGGAAACCAAACAAATAAcgaaaaaagtaaatttaatagtGAACATAAGACGGATTAAAGTCATGAATAGGAAGATTAATGTTCTTGTACATCAATATACATAACAGATAAAAGTAGATAagaaatagaataaatgataaaatgatgttaaaatagggttgaaaaataaaaaatcgAAGGAGTAAATGGTAATATGTGGTAAGAAggtgaaaaataaaaaagtaaatacgAGCCCCGACTTGGGaaagtttataatatatatgtgtaaaaaacacattaaatGTGCAATATGATACCAACGgagataaaaaacaattatgAACAGAAGAGGAAATGAGAATCGAAAGATTGAACAAGTGCTGCGGCTCGAGAGGCAATTTGAGCGCCGTAGACTTCCAACCACATTCTAGACAAGAAAACACACACAGAATCGCAACTTCCGGAGGAACATATGTACAAATATGGGCAATAGCAAAGACAAATGACAAATTATGTGCACTTCCAGTCAAATGTGTGCTACTGTATACTTTCAAGGAACACTCGCCGTACGACGTTACGACAGTTAGATGGTCGCCGAACGGGCAGTACCTGGCAAGCACAGATTCAGGAGGAATCACGAACATTCTCAGGAGGAACGAAAAGAAAACAGAGCTGATGGAAAAGATGATTGCGTCGAAGCTGTCAGGGGACGCGGCGGAGATCCCGGATTCCCTCGAGGAGACGACGAAGGTGACCAAGTACACGATCAAGTACGACGGCACGGAAAAGCAGAAGAGCAACCACGCAGGAATCTCGAGAATTTCACTGACATCGAAGAGTGTGCAGGTGGAGTCGAAGGAAGTTAAGTCGGACAGcctgaacctgctggacCACAACAACCTCGACGGGAACATGGAGTCGTGGGAGGCGCTGGCGACGCTATCATGCCCGAATAACATGGGCCAGCTCTTCGACATAAGCTGGGCGCCGGACAACAGGAGCATCATCGGAGGAGGAATGAACGGACACGTTATCGTCTTCGACATACACACGAAGGAGATCGTGGCGAAGTTCGACGCCCTGGAAAACAAGGCGGACTCAGCCTCGGGGCGAGGATACATCAAGAGCGTGGCCTGGGACCCAATGACGCTCTTCGTGGCAGTGCAGAGCAGCACCAAGGAAATCTCAGTCTGGAGAAGGTCGCCGCCACTGCCGCCGGGGTCGCCAGTGAAGTGGACGTTTAAGCGGGTGCTCTACCAGGATCACCTGGCACAAGCGTCGAACGCAGACGTGCTGGGAGGCTCGAGAGTGTCCTGGGCGCCGAACGGGAAGAACGTGGTATTCCCGAACTCGTCAATCAACACGCATGAGTTCGCAACCTGCTACCAGGTCAACCACAACACGGACTCATTTGCACACGCGCTGAGCAGAAACGGCTGTGACAAGAACCAGCTGCAGTACCACTTCGACATGAGCGACCACAGCATAGAGCAGGAGCCGCTGCTCCTGAGAGGGCACGCCGCTCGAATAAGGAACGTGCGCTTCTCCCCGGACATCATGAAGTCGACCCTGGCAGACGGGCAGGGAGAAGAGAAGTACTTCCTGCTGGCGCAGTCGAGCGACGACAACATGCTCTCAGTCTGGAGGTTCAAGAGCGTCCACGGAGCAGCGACGAGCGCGGAGTGCGTGTGCGTGATTAAGAACTTCCTCGACGAACAGTCGAGCATTGAGGACCTCTCCTGGGGAGACTTCGGAAGGTGCCTGGCGGTGGCCTCGAGTCAAGGAGGCCTGATACTGATACAGTTCACATACGAGGACATCGGAGCGAAGTTCCACACGAACAGGATCCAGGGGATGAACCTGCAGGACATGAGCCAGCCCTCGGAGGACCTGTTCAGCTACTCGGACCAGGTGAACGAAGCGAGGGACGAAAGCAAAAGCGGGTCTGACAAAACGGAACCGGAGCTGAATCACACGTCGGAAGGGAGGTATAGGCACTCAGGCACAGCATCATTGAATACACAAGGGAGAATTAATCAGTGCGTCAGCTGCATTAGCAAAGGCGTTGATATTTCCAAAATCGATGAAAGCATTGTAGAGGGTGTGCGTGACTACATGAATAGCGGCGATAGTGTCGGAAATCCCGGTGAAATGAGTATAAGTGTTGTTAAAAATCCTGATGAAATTAGAAGCagtgttaataaaaatcCTGGCGAAATTAGCAGTGGTATCGCAATCATGGAGgcaatttgtaaaaatattgttacGCGTTGTTGCAAAAATGACGAAAACGTTGTTTTAACGGTATACATATTCGGGCACATAGCATACACGTTTTTGTTGACATGTTATCGCATCTTTGTGTGCCTAACCATGTATAAAACGAAGCTGAACGAGAGTTTGGCAAAAAGAGTAAAGAGATTGAGGACGATATCACATGTGTGTGGTTACAGAGTGCTAGATTTCTTCTACCTGTGTAACTTTACAGTGGAGAGTGAGTCTAAGGGAAACACGTCAAAGAAAAGAGCGAAGGGAACGAAAAAGATGAAGGTGACACAGCAGATTCAACAGGAAATAGTACATGAAGTATGGCTAGACATGGACTACGGGTCGGAGAACGCACTGATGAGTCATTACTGGAAGGACACAGATTATGTACCGGAAATGGGACAGAAGGAAGCACATGTTGCAGAGAACAGGATTGAGAGTCCGATAAACGAAGAGAGTGCGGAAGTAGTCAAGGCGAGGGCGATGGAACTGGCGTCAGTGAGGTTGGAGAGGCCAATGAAGATAGCAAAAACCAACAAAGGAGAGAGGTCGAGAACAACTAGGAGTTCTCTAAGCGGGATGAACGTGTGTAGCACAGGGCCGTACTTAAACGGAAGCATGTTCTCACACCCGGTGCTGAGAAGCTCGGTGGCAATAACAGTGGCCTCCAGAAAGGTGCTGGCAGTCAACTTCTCTAAGACAGTCACGTCGGTCACAAGCGCACTCTGCTGCTTCGACGAATCGGACTTTAAGATACACTGGGTCCAGTACCTGAACAGAGGATACGTGACACACATGGAGAGCCTGGGAGACCTCGTGGCGGTGCTGGCGCAAAAGTTCGACGGAGAGGCGGGAACGTACCTGAGTGTGCTTAACGTGGCAGAAAACAGAACGCTGATCGGCCAGGTGGAGCTGGAGGTGGCCCCAGTCTCGATATTCAACACGTTAAAGTACACAGACGCGTATCTCTGCATGATAACCACGAATCTGAGGCTGGTTATGCTGAAGTACGAGGGCGAGGGCGGCCTGAGGCACGTGATCGACGTGGAACTGGGCACGAGCTCGAGGGAcaacataattaaaatcgAAGTCGTCAACACGGCGAAGAATTGCACAGTTACGCTAAATGAGAAGTTGAGGAGCCGATTAGAGAAACAAGGGTTTCAGGGCCATTGCGCGAGAGGACATCCAGGACACACCTCAGAACTTGGAGCACATACAGGCCAAACAAATAGTTCTGGAGGATGTTGGGAACAATTCGGGTGTGAAGAGCAGTATTTGAACTTGGGGGACAGCCTGGCGTTTATAGTGTACAAGAGGAATAAGACAGTGTCGGTATTTTCGGAAAGGTACGAGGAGTTTGAACTGACCGCGGACCACTTCGAGTTCACAAACAACACTCTGAGCACACACCAGTTTAACCTGGACTCGCTGTTCAGGTTTTACCAGAGTGGGTCGAACACGGAGCTGTTTGCAAAGATGGACTACAGCGGGTCGCTGTCAAGCGTAATGGAGTCGTTCGGGATCGAGTACGAAGGCATGGAAGCCGCCAATGTTGTTGGTACCAGCAGTGGTGTCGGTGGCAACAATACTAGTAGTAACGTTGGTGGTGACAACTCAAACGCCAGTACCGATGCCACAACCAACAATACCGGTGCCAATAACTGTCCTACAACCAATAATACTGGTGCCAATAACAGTGTCGGTACCAACAGCTCTGATAACAGCAATTATCAGCGCGGGGAGCCGGTGCAATGCCCCGATGGGCCTCTGGAAAACCATGATTTGATTAGGAACAGGCTAAAGGCGAGTCTGCTTATCGGGAGTGGGTGGGAGTACCTGCTGCACCTCCGCGAGTACGTCAAGCAACTGCTCACAAGCGGGAACGTGGGCGAGGTGGTGGAGCTGGCGGAGGACATGTACAAGAGCATGCTCACACACATGGAGGAGGAGAGGCCCACGGAGAGCGGCGGAAACCTGCGCGAAATCAGGGTCTCTGACGTCGCAAAGCACCCGCAGCTGTTTCAGCACTGCAGAAACCTCCTCAGGTGCGTAGTCATGCCTGCCTTGAGCCTCGTCTTCAAGGAGATAACCGCACAATCCCAGTGGAATCCGGACCTTTTGGAGGAATTCAGGACCCTAAGTGCACAGGTCGGGTGCCATTACGGTTCTGAGCAGGGAACCTGCCACTCGCCTGCCAAGGTGCCTGAATTCCTGCGCAGGATTTCGCCACGTCTGGACTACTCTGAGCATGAGAGGGCGAGCCTTCCACAGGTAATTTTACCGCAACACACTCTCTTTTAGAAAATTCTGGTCCTGATGCGGAACGTTCAAGTATGGGAGAACATGCTTAAGGTTTAATAGTTGACgtgtaatataatatataatacattacGCTGAGCGCTTTACGTAGTCGTAGCACACCAGTTACAGCTTACTGTGTATGACCGTTATTGACCTGTGAGCGTTGAAGTAGGCCACGCGCTTCAGGTTACTCAGCAGCGCGGAGACCAGGAGCGTCCTCAGCGACAGTGCGACTCGGACGAGGAACGCCAGCGCGGCAATAATCACCGTAAAGTTCACCACGAGGACGAAGGCTGCGATATAGTGTTTCAGCAGTGTTATGCCACTTATTTCGTAGCAAATTTGGCCGGGAGTTGGCCCGAGGGCGTCGATCCGGACACTCATGGTACTGCGTTCAAGAGGGTGTGAAGATTGCGATAAATCCTGAAAGAAGCAGCTATGTTCGCGATTCCAGTGATTTTATCTGGAAATTACAAATTACAGACTACTTTGACTGAGGCGATGCGTTTTTCTCACCTGGTGTGGTGTTGAGGAGGTCGACGTCAGGGTCCTCCCACGTTGAAACTGAGTTGCCTTCCACACTCGGCTCGTACTCCCCCTCCACCAGCATCTTCAGGGGGTCGTCTTCCAGTGACACCAGCCCTCGGTCGAGCTTCTCCATGAAGTCCAGGTGGATTTGGTACACCTCGTATGGGTAGTGTGCCATCAGATGCCTCGGGTCGTCCTCAGAGTACCCAATTCCCTTCTCGTAGTACCTGGAGTACGGCAAATCGTCCGACTTTGTGTATCTTTCGCAGAATTTGTTGAGCGGCTCCACCGTGAATGCCGttttcagcttctcctccGGCGTCAGGTGGCTTATGAGCCTTCCCTCGTGCCTCGTGTACGACCTCGCAGTGTCCACCCTCTCCTTTCCTGCCCCCTTCCTCACCATGTCCATGTTCACCTCGTCCTGGACCAGTATTGCCCTCAGCGCCTTCTCGTCGAGCGCCCGGTCTCCCCCCTCCTTGTTCTGCGCTATGACCACGTGATCTCTGTTCTTGAACAGGTAAAAgtccttcttctttatccAGAACCCCGTCACCGGCTTGACCTTGTACTTTTCCAGCATGAGCATCTCCTGGCTGCTCACGTCCGTGTCCAGCTCTCCCGGCTCCCGGGCGTGGAAGAGCTTGTCCGTGTACTTGTACAGCGGCTCGAAGAAGTGCCCTTCTGGGAGCGACACGTATATGTAGTCCCTGAGGAACTTTGCGTAAAACGGCCTATCCAGCTCCGTGGGCGCGTTTTCTTCCAGTATGCTCGTCAGTTTGTGCAGTGTGTACCAGCCGCTCGGCGGCATTGTTTGGACCTTGGCCAGCTTCCCGCTTCGTACCGCGAGTCTGTCTGACGGCAATAACACTGAGTACTTCCCCCTTTCATGCACCTCGTAGTCTTCTAGATCATTCTGTGTCGATGTGTAGAGGTTAGATATGTTTTCGCTCGTGTATTTGTTGGCCACGCTCTTTCTCAGGGTTATCACGAGTCTGTCTGCCCTATTTGccatttttttctttactttttctgtcttcaggttcatctTTCTCACTATTTTACTCGTGTTAAATGGCACTGTAAGTATGTGTCCTGAGTGTTGCTTCATTCGCTCTGCCAAAATCTTTATCGGATCTCTGTTTATTGTCACGTACTCCTGGCCGTGCGGCATAAGCCTTTTGCTCACTGGCACTGGCAGAACAAACTTGCTGTTCTCTCCGTAAAAGCCCACTTCGTGTGCCATCGTCACGAATAGGCTGTCGTAACAGCCTGCTCTGGTGTATGGGTTCCTGTGTGCCCACTCTATTGCTTCGTCCAACTCGaacttatttataagaGTCAGGTTTCCTATGGGCGCACTCGAGTTCACGTTCAGGCACGCGCTCCTCACTCTCTTATCTTTCAACATCAGGTTCAAATACTGCTTAAAcggcagcagctgctccaAAGGCATCTCAATGTCAGTCAAATTATCCTTGCGGGGACTCTTCAATTCAAAGTACGACTTGACGCAATTCGACCTGATCAGAAACCTCAACATTCTATCACTCAGCATATGTATGGGCTCCTGTTGCGAATACTTTCCTAAAGCATCGGTTATATTGATGCACAcgatatatttgtatagCTGTGTATGCGAAACCATAGATAATTCCAGAATACAGACGTCATAGATACCTAGTATTAAATATTCCCTGGGATTGTCAACGTCCTCATTTTTTGGCGTAACCATCTTGTCCTTCAGCGCGTCTTCCACCTCAAAcatcagcaggttcttATATAGGTTCGCCCTTGCCATGGGATCGCTGCAAACGAGCTGCAAGGCGTGGTGAAGGGTCGGCGCAGCCATGAAATACAGCACGCCCACATTAAATTCCACTGGTCCCTTCTTCCGGTCCCTATCTAACTCCGACAAGTCCATCCTATTCCTAGCTGAAAATATTTctgaaattttaaaatgatctCAATTCCAACTCACCCTTTGAATACTGCTTCCTCGTCTTCAGTCTGTACATTCTTATCACCTTCGATGTCgactttattattgttgtcgACAACCGTGCCCATAGTGCCTGTAACAGTGACAGAGACCCTGCTACGTTTTCAAAGTGCTTCTTAAACCACATTCCGTCCTCAGATATCATGTGATTGTACGTGTCCCTGCTTATTCTTCTGTACTCCTCCGGTGGCTCGGATGTTATTATTGACATATCTCCCTTCTCTCCTCTAAAGAACTCTCCAGGATCCACTTTATCTTTTGCGTATAGTAGCGACCCGTCGG is a window of Theileria orientalis strain Shintoku DNA, chromosome 2, complete genome DNA encoding:
- a CDS encoding uncharacterized protein (dimeric alpha-beta barrel domain containing protein) — its product is MSIITQIIIFLIHITCEFSYSLDSIQKNVRHTFCFTIKRRSLPNTFHPDYSVPGRNGYDECYNEVFNNGNSDLYLKILNRGTKLFAQQKYVQVHSSNPSETLSHYSTLFSDDSASWLVEDLPNEKKGKKVEQVPIEQLDDPPDNEDFILNFVNNFDPVQNSMRLSWLHPMPCCISQMAAFHCVGDFMPKSLIRNCFDVTDGSNLDEILYTKLGPYYSTLSYDLFFKYQKGFYFDIDGTDFVKSEIKPLKLVKPPDCPEMESEKPTPSIPLGWRTFAVLGLFNSPTAKEDPSVYWPSRPLTDGDPPPRISSALFKYGDKFNIIASRDAVAPDGSLLYAKDKVDPGEFFRGEKGDMSIITSEPPEEYRRISRDTYNHMISEDGMWFKKHFENVAGSLSLLQALWARLSTTIIKSTSKVIRMYRLKTRKQYSKEIFSARNRMDLSELDRDRKKGPVEFNVGVLYFMAAPTLHHALQLVCSDPMARANLYKNLLMFEVEDALKDKMVTPKNEDVDNPREYLILGKYSQQEPIHMLSDRMLRFLIRSNCVKSYFELKSPRKDNLTDIEMPLEQLLPFKQYLNLMLKDKRVRSACLNVNSSAPIGNLTLINKFELDEAIEWAHRNPYTRAGCYDSLFVTMAHEVGFYGENSKFVLPVPVSKRLMPHGQEYVTINRDPIKILAERMKQHSGHILTVPFNTSKIVRKMNLKTEKVKKKMANRADRLVITLRKSVANKYTSENISNLYTSTQNDLEDYEVHERGKYSVLLPSDRLAVRSGKLAKVQTMPPSGWYTLHKLTSILEENAPTELDRPFYAKFLRDYIYVSLPEGHFFEPLYKYTDKLFHAREPGELDTDVSSQEMLMLEKYKVKPVTGFWIKKKDFYLFKNRDHVVIAQNKEGGDRALDEKALRAILVQDEVNMDMVRKGAGKERVDTARSYTRHEGRLISHLTPEEKLKTAFTVEPLNKFCERYTKSDDLPYSRYYEKGIGYSEDDPRHLMAHYPYEVYQIHLDFMEKLDRGLVSLEDDPLKMLVEGEYEPSVEGNSVSTWEDPDVDLLNTTPGEKNASPQSK
- a CDS encoding uncharacterized protein (Like-Sm ribonucleoprotein-related, core domain containing protein); protein product: MSIEPFIGTKISLISKVGIRYEGSLHSLNTDDSTIVLNDVRCMGTEGRSKGHEVPPSSKVHDFVVFRGEDVSDIVVNDSKPQSEEPAYEDPAIFKTYKRDEFQTTASTLSNDHPKKQTVQPDAGIANIHKERQAYHERHQRPSRHFEKDFNKEKVAEKNLETFQFDTVESKPSDNYTFTKKEGFKKNDLMGELHKSEEEELGNNAKEEQKVFYDKKSFYDNLSHEKKLSKNDLREENLKQREIDIATFGKMSISNWHHRNNSYRGRRFNNANRFKVKAGWERSNYGNQTNNEKSKFNSEHKTD
- a CDS encoding uncharacterized protein (tRNA pseudouridine synthase B, N-terminal domain containing protein); its protein translation is MLRGISAHLSVFWVVVLLNNNVYSFSQITPVLNGLLNVYKPYGLSSTYVSNKIKNIIVDNNSGRKRLKIHVGHGGTLDKYTEGVLAVGIGLGTKALDKYLKGEKEYQCTGTFGFETDTNDLIGKRIYSAPWSHITNSLLDTAISSMRGFYMQEAPKYSAKKLSGIPLYRYAMNEVEIPSKVSLVHIMDIYRIKNEELPNFSLFVRCSGGMYVRSLIRDIGKRLNSRATMSSLIRTKKLNFDVKDSLAFEDLTYENILKHLMPVH
- a CDS encoding uncharacterized protein (WD40 repeat-like domain containing protein), whose amino-acid sequence is MRIERLNKCCGSRGNLSAVDFQPHSRQENTHRIATSGGTYVQIWAIAKTNDKLCALPVKCVLLYTFKEHSPYDVTTVRWSPNGQYLASTDSGGITNILRRNEKKTELMEKMIASKLSGDAAEIPDSLEETTKVTKYTIKYDGTEKQKSNHAGISRISLTSKSVQVESKEVKSDSLNLLDHNNLDGNMESWEALATLSCPNNMGQLFDISWAPDNRSIIGGGMNGHVIVFDIHTKEIVAKFDALENKADSASGRGYIKSVAWDPMTLFVAVQSSTKEISVWRRSPPLPPGSPVKWTFKRVLYQDHLAQASNADVLGGSRVSWAPNGKNVVFPNSSINTHEFATCYQVNHNTDSFAHALSRNGCDKNQLQYHFDMSDHSIEQEPLLLRGHAARIRNVRFSPDIMKSTLADGQGEEKYFLLAQSSDDNMLSVWRFKSVHGAATSAECVCVIKNFLDEQSSIEDLSWGDFGRCLAVASSQGGLILIQFTYEDIGAKFHTNRIQGMNLQDMSQPSEDLFSYSDQVNEARDESKSGSDKTEPELNHTSEGRYRHSGTASLNTQGRINQCVSCISKGVDISKIDESIVEGVRDYMNSGDSVGNPGEMSISVVKNPDEIRSSVNKNPGEISSGIAIMEAICKNIVTRCCKNDENVVLTVYIFGHIAYTFLLTCYRIFVCLTMYKTKLNESLAKRVKRLRTISHVCGYRVLDFFYLCNFTVESESKGNTSKKRAKGTKKMKVTQQIQQEIVHEVWLDMDYGSENALMSHYWKDTDYVPEMGQKEAHVAENRIESPINEESAEVVKARAMELASVRLERPMKIAKTNKGERSRTTRSSLSGMNVCSTGPYLNGSMFSHPVLRSSVAITVASRKVLAVNFSKTVTSVTSALCCFDESDFKIHWVQYLNRGYVTHMESLGDLVAVLAQKFDGEAGTYLSVLNVAENRTLIGQVELEVAPVSIFNTLKYTDAYLCMITTNLRLVMLKYEGEGGLRHVIDVELGTSSRDNIIKIEVVNTAKNCTVTLNEKLRSRLEKQGFQGHCARGHPGHTSELGAHTGQTNSSGGCWEQFGCEEQYLNLGDSLAFIVYKRNKTVSVFSERYEEFELTADHFEFTNNTLSTHQFNLDSLFRFYQSGSNTELFAKMDYSGSLSSVMESFGIEYEGMEAANVVGTSSGVGGNNTSSNVGGDNSNASTDATTNNTGANNCPTTNNTGANNSVGTNSSDNSNYQRGEPVQCPDGPLENHDLIRNRLKASLLIGSGWEYLLHLREYVKQLLTSGNVGEVVELAEDMYKSMLTHMEEERPTESGGNLREIRVSDVAKHPQLFQHCRNLLRCVVMPALSLVFKEITAQSQWNPDLLEEFRTLSAQVGCHYGSEQGTCHSPAKVPEFLRRISPRLDYSEHERASLPQKILVLMRNVQVWENMLKV